Proteins found in one Zea mays cultivar B73 chromosome 1, Zm-B73-REFERENCE-NAM-5.0, whole genome shotgun sequence genomic segment:
- the LOC100272722 gene encoding uncharacterized protein isoform X4, whose protein sequence is MYYMRLHHSLCYVASLLKLLQTFGLSYHLSKLYFQHFVLQSVLVLLNILMILLANGTIQTFRMLSPRLLWLQIVTMSVSSSVFHPLLRACAGYLSSYLPSHVKTACVLLDLCRGALLSWIPMITAKVDLAVELLEDLLGIIQEAGQSLARSRAALKYVVLAISGHMDDVLTEYKEAMHKLLFVLEMLDPFIDPSTSAMEDTVIFDGISAIYLEKQSSVYDIALNIIHTAVKRAAVLPSLELEWRRGAIAPSVILSILDPHMPLPPDIDLCKSSVHEIDKVPLAVLDNHAPQPCNPENIAGRDASETTIRPENFEQCSFLFAPEELNQSELTSLYTLKGKGHDVITQTSLNHDIPEGRSKEKLSSDPFLLDNVVAADYFDSQADYQQLENYQDCELRAQEFHRIALNLCMQQEPTLEGHNAGIDALLLAAECYVNPFFLLGFQSNLEPLDKIERIHSELMQGNASSVSKNLHLKDFNKKTIYNLENKRDRSVIDLLLQAARFDFEYHGKIPEGELYPNIAEDGKRSVEISPEALQFADAVTLVRKNQAMLCHFIMKQFQRKGHLGSEILLQSLLFLLHSATDLFCPPENVVDIILKSAESLNDQLTCLYSFFSAGNKKLDRIKIHGLRRRWMLLQKLVLASSGSDSTRELARNKRDGFHFRSLVPPSTWIQKISDFSMFSSPLPRFFGWMAVSCYAKEYLNEKLFLASDFSQLTSLLSIYMDELCLMDGVAIPKVRSAKGEQFSCTDLFLKKETTLSDQPSMTEQFKILLPELHFFFPSMGKLFNAFGESILEAVGLQLKCLPNSAIPDVLCWFSELCLWPYLEHIKEHLVVANGVSYIRGSIAANAKSVVFYLLESIVTEHLEAVIPEMPRIVHILVSLCRASYTDVAFLKSVLCLIKPLISYFLRKGTNETKVLGHIKEGSNFELLCFEELFEIVRCGKDSVDTTEDNIQAPLVIFILGSMFLDFSFERRIEMLGSLLVWIDCISSDPPSLLCNYLQGFQTLLDGFEAVLIQNIELLGVGILSATNSSIESSDSLGIDGTMLLEKKAQDNEEQTLMKSVTYCENDGNHKGLRNLHPNSIIEFCGTLEKFILHLTSYIEDSWKWHHQLASRISLSMAKCLLFAKFLKSIAQEDTISSSSEQDVAVKISCELAQKHWQSALEGLGDTILINQETQFWQVASAMLDYIMGIPNVLAWGNVLNTTCSAVKHFCSHAPRLSWRLQTDKWLSLLVSGGIEGFKNSEICLIDLFCTMLNHSEPEQRFVAVQQLGRIINSTSSTEADLKYPNYDQNFLISVSTVTSLLVTHTWDRVAALALHDSSMLLRNHAMALLTEYVPFVDRKHLQSFLSSSNGILTGLGQLSGVIEEGYFTRMSLLLFSKACLYSNPEDIALIPECVWQKLENMQTSTGGFGYMEKDLCLALCQLKSESDATTVAKVLSGCNSQPVSPDFKSIRESILQVMSSLSSIEAYFEFFAARSAQEHEELEEAEIELELIEKEKSVPNFVEHTNDTMVLAMPSYDRDGSEVNKRLQQIRENIRSLERSRLKEEITARRQKKLLLRHAREKYLEETRSRETELMQELDRERALEMEREVERQRQLDIERAKSRELQFNIDLEKEKQTQRELQRELEQVELGRSSRREFSANPNSRSRERYRERDGGGRAQQEAGSLRSSSSRGQEGGSAQAPAPAGPGPTVMLAGSRTFSGANLPTILQPRERAADEDSAWAEDASSNGDPELDGVRPHGPRGSRSSSSRQVAERRERDGTAAGTGRREGKWERKQHP, encoded by the exons CACTTCGTCCTCCAATCAGTTCTGGTCCTATTGAACATATTGATGATTCTTTTAGCCAATGGAACCATCCAAACATTCAGAATGCTCTCTCCCAG ATTACTATGGCTGCAGATTGTTACAATGTCAGTATCGTCATCAGTTTTTCATCCTCTTCTCAGAGCTTGTGCTGGTTATCTTTCATCCTACCTTCCATCACAT GTAAAAACGGCTTGTGTTTTGCTTGACTTGTGTCGGGGGGCATTGTTATCATGGATACCAATGATAACAGCAAAG GTAGATCTCGCAGTTGAACTTCTAGAGGATCTACTAGGTATCATCCAG GAAGCTGGCCAATCTCTTGCTCGTTCACGTGCAGCACTGAAGTATGTTGTATTGGCAATTTCTGGGCATATGGATGATGTGCTCACAGAATATAAA GAAGCCATGCATAAGTTACTTTTCGTTCTGGAGATGCTAGATCCTTTTATTGATCCATCTACAAGTGCCATGGAAGACACAGTAATATTTGATGGTATCTCTGCTATATATTTGGAAAAGCAATCAAGTGTATATGATATTGCCTTAAATATTATCCATACAGCAGTAAAGAGAGCTGCTGTTCTCCCTTCTTTAGAACTTGAATGGCGACGAGGAGCCATTGCCCCAAG TGTAATTCTCTCTATCTTGGATCCGCACATGCCTCTTCCTCCTGACATAGACCTCTGCAAAAGTTCAGTGCATGAGATTGATAAAGTGCCTTTGGCTGTTTTGGATAATCATGCACCACAGCCATGCAACCCAGAAAATATTGCTGGGCGAGATGCATCTGAAACAACTATTCGTCCTGAAAATTTTGAACAGTGCAGCTTTCTGTTTGCTCCTGAAGAATTAAACCAATCTGAGTTGACTAGTCTTTATACCTTGAAAGGAAAAGGCCATGATGTAATAACTCAAACAAGTCTGAACCATGACATTCCTGAAGGCAGAAGTAAAGAGAAACTATCATCTGACCCTTTCCTGCTAGATAATGTTGTTGCAGCTGATTATTTTGATTCACAGGCTGATTATCAACAGCTGGAAAACTACCAGGACTGTGAGTTAAGAGCTCAAGAATTTCATCGCATAGCACTCAACCTATGCATGCAACAAGAACCAACATTAGAAGGGCATAATGCTGGAATTGATGCTTTGCTATTAGCCGCAGAATGTTATGTTAATCCATTTTTTCTATTGGGATTCCAGTCTAATTTAGAGCCTCTGGACAAGATTGAACGTATTCATTCAGAGTTGATGCAAGGGAATGCTTCCTCTGTATCAAAAAATTTGCACTTGAAAGATTTCAACAAAAAAACAATCTACAATTTGGAGAACAAGCGTGATAGATCTGTTATAGATTTACTCCTACAAGCCGCCAGATTTGACTTTGAATATCATGGAAAGATACCTGAAGGGGAACTATATCCAAATATTGCTGAAGATGGCAAGCGATCTGTAGAAATCTCACCTGAAGCTCTTCAGTTTGCTGATGCTGTAACTTTGGTCCGAAAGAACCAGGCTATGCTGTGCCACTTTATTATGAAGCAATTCCAAAGGAAAGGACACTTGGGTAGTGAAATTCTTCTCCAGAGCTTGTTGTTCCTGTTGCACTCAGCAACTGATCTATTTTGTCCACCAGAGAATGTAGTTGATATAATTTTGAAGTCTGCTGAAAGCCTCAATGATCAGCTTACATGTCTTTACAGTTTTTTTAGTGCAGGGAATAAGAAATTGGATAGGATAAAAATACATGGTCTAAGAAGACGTTGGATGCTTCTCCAGAAACTGGTTCTGGCTTCATCAGGCAGTGATAGTACTAGAGAACTTGCCAGAAATAAAAGAGATGGTTTCCATTTTAGAAGTTTAGTCCCTCCATCAACATGGATACAAAAGATATCTGATTTCTCCATGTTTTCTAGCCCACTCCCTCGATTTTTCGGATGGATGGCAGTGTCTTGCTATGCCAAGGAATATTTAAATGAGAAGCTGTTTCTTGCTTCTGATTTCTCACAGCTTACATCTTTGCTATCAATTTACATGGATGAACTTTGTTTGATGGATGGAGTTGCAATCCCGAAAGTCaggtctgcaaaaggtgaacaattTAGTTGTACGGACTTGTTTCTTAAAAAGGAAACTACTCTGTCAGACCAACCAAGCATGACCGAACAGTTTAAAATCTTACTTCCGGAGCTACATTTCTTCTTTCCAAGCATGGGTAAATTGTTTAATGCATTTGGGGAGAGCATCTTGGAGGCTGTTGGGCTACAGTTAAAATGTCTGCCCAATAGTGCAATACCAGACGTCCTTTGTTGGTTTTCTGAGTTGTGCTTATGGCCTTATCTCGAACACATTAAGGAGCATCTTGTAGTTGCAAACGGAGTTAGTTATATAAGAGGAAGTATTGCTGCTAATGCAAAATCAGTTGTCTTCTACCTACTTGAGTCTATTGTTACTGAGCACTTGGAGGCTGTTATTCCTGAAATGCCCAGGATAGTGCACATTCTTGTGTCTCTCTGTAGAGCTTCTTATACTGATGTGGCCTTCCTAAAATCTGTGCTATGTCTAATCAAGCCACTCATCTCCTACTTCTTAAGGAAGGGAACTAATGAAACAAAAGTACTGGGCCATATAAAGGAGGGCAGCAATTTTGAGTTGCTTTGTTTTGAAGAATTGTTTGAAATTGTTCGCTGTGGTAAAGATTCGGTGGATACAACTGAAGATAATATTCAGGCACCGTTGGTCATCTTCATTCTGGGATCTATGTTTCTTGATTTCTCATTTGAGAGAAGGATTGAAATGTTAGGCTCCTTGTTAGTATGGATTGATTGCATCAGTTCCGATCCACCATCGTTATTATGCAACTATCTTCAAGGTTTCCAGACACTTCTAGATGGTTTTGAAGCTGTGCTAATTCAAAATATTGAACTACTTGGTGTCGGCATCCTTTCTGCGACAAACTCGTCTATAGAATCTTCTGATTCCTTGGGCATTGATGGCACTATGCTACTAGAGAAGAAGGCACAAGATAATGAAGAACAAACACTAATGAAATCCGTAACATACTGTGAGAACGATGGAAATCATAAGGGTCTTCGTAATCTGCATCCTAATAGTATCATAGAGTTTTGTGGCACCCTGGAGAAGTTTATTTTGCACCTTACTTCATATATTGAGGATAGTTGGAAATGGCACCATCAGTTGGCCTCTAGGATCTCTTTGTCTATGGCAAAGTGTTTGTTGTTTGCAAAATTTTTGAAGTCCATAGCGCAAGAAGACACAATATCTAGTAGCAGTGAGCAAGATGTCGCTGTGAAAATTTCCTGTGagcttgcacaaaagcattggcaAAGTGCTCTTGAAGGTCTAGGAGATACCATTTTGATAAATCAGGAAACACAGTTCTGGCAGGTGGCATCAGCTATGCTTGATTATATAATGGGGATACCAAACGTCCTTGCTTGGGGTAATGTTCTTAATACTACATGCTCTGCGGTCAAGCACTTCTGCTCCCATGCACCTAGGCTATCTTGGAGGCTGCAGACAGATAAGTGGTTGTCATTATTAGTTTCAGGTGGAATTGAGGGCTTCAAAAACAGTGAGATCTGTTTGATTGATCTTTTCTGTACAATGTTGAATCATTCTGAACCAGAGCAGCGTTTTGTTGCTGTACAACAGCTTGGGAGGATTATTAACTCAACAAGTTCTACTGAAGCTGATTTGAAATATCCAAACTATGACCAAAATTTCCTCATATCTGTTTCGACAGTAACATCCCTTTTGGTAACTCATACATGGGACAGAGTAGCAGCATTGGCTCTCCATGACTCTTCTATGCTATTAAGGAATCATGCAATGGCATTGCTTACTGAATATGTGCCTTTTGTTGATAGGAAGCACCTGCAGTCCTTCCTTTCATCCAGTAACGGTATCCTGACTGGTTTGGGACAACTTTCTGGTGTAATTGAAGAGGGCTATTTTACACGAATGTCTTTGCTGTTGTTTTCTAAGGCATGTCTTTATTCTAATCCTGAAGATATCGCTTTGATACCTGAATGTGTTTGGCAGAAGTTGGAAAACATGCAAACATCAACTG GAGGTTTTGGATATATGGAGAAAGATCTCTGCCTAGCTCTGTGCCAACTAAAAAGTGAATCAGATGCTACAACT GTTGCAAAAGTTCTTTCTGGATGTAATAGTCAACCAGTCAGCCCTGATTTCAAGAGCATCCGTGAATCAATCCTTCAG GTGATGTCCTCTTTGAGTTCTATTGAAGCATACTTTGAGTTCTTCGCAGCCAGATCTGCACAAGAACATGAG GAACTTGAAGAAGCTGAGATTGAATTGGAGCTTATTGAAAAAGAGAAGTCAGTTCCTAACTTTGTTGAGCATACCAATGATACGATggtgcttgccatgccatcat ATGACCGTGATGGTAGTGAGGTTAATAAACGGCTCCAGCAAATCCGGGAAAATATTCGGTCCCT GGAAAGGTCTAGGCTGAAAGAGGAAATTACAGCGCGCAGACAAAAGAAGCTGCTTCTAAGACATGCCCGTGAAAAGTACCTAGAAGAGACACGCTCCAGGGAAACGGAGCTTATGCAAGAGCTCGACAG GGAAAGAGCTCTCGAGATGGAACGTGAAGTAGAAAGGCAGCGTCAACTGGATATTGAGCGTGCAAAGTCTAGGGAACTGCAATTCAACATTGATTTGGAAAAAGAGAAACAAACTCAG AGAGAGCTTCAACGCGAACTGGAGCAAGTCGAGTTGGGGCGGTCATCAAGGCGTGAGTTCTCTGCCAATCCCAACAG CCGCTCCAGGGAGAGGTACCGCGAAAGGGATGGTGGAGGCAGAGCACAGCAGGAGGCGGGGAGCCTGAGGTCTTCGAGCAGCCGAGGCCAGGAGGGGGGCTCTGCCCAGGCGCCCGCACCGGCCGGGCCGGGCCCTACCGTCATGCTCGCCGGGTCAAGGACGTTCTCGGGGGCCAACCTTCCAACGATTCTGCAGCCTCGCGAGCGCGCTGCCGACGAGGACAGCGCTTGGGCCGAGGACGCTAGCAGCAACGGAGATCCTGAACTGGACGGCGTGAGGCCGCATGGGCCGCGAGGCAGcaggtcatcctcctctaggCAGGTTGCGGAGAGGAGGGAGCGGGATGGCACTGCTGCCGGCACGGGCAGGAGAGAAGGGAAATGGGAGAGGAAGCAGCACCCGTGA
- the LOC100272722 gene encoding uncharacterized protein isoform X5 yields the protein MYYMRLHHSLCYVASLLKLLQTFGLSYHLSKLYFQHFVLQSVLVLLNILMILLANGTIQTFRMLSPRLLWLQIVTMSVSSSVFHPLLRACAGYLSSYLPSHVKTACVLLDLCRGALLSWIPMITAKVDLAVELLEDLLGIIQEAGQSLARSRAALKYVVLAISGHMDDVLTEYKEAMHKLLFVLEMLDPFIDPSTSAMEDTVIFDGISAIYLEKQSSVYDIALNIIHTAVKRAAVLPSLELEWRRGAIAPSVILSILDPHMPLPPDIDLCKSSVHEIDKVPLAVLDNHAPQPCNPENIAGRDASETTIRPENFEQCSFLFAPEELNQSELTSLYTLKGKGHDVITQTSLNHDIPEGRSKEKLSSDPFLLDNVVAADYFDSQADYQQLENYQDCELRAQEFHRIALNLCMQQEPTLEGHNAGIDALLLAAECYVNPFFLLGFQSNLEPLDKIERIHSELMQGNASSVSKNLHLKDFNKKTIYNLENKRDRSVIDLLLQAARFDFEYHGKIPEGELYPNIAEDGKRSVEISPEALQFADAVTLVRKNQAMLCHFIMKQFQRKGHLGSEILLQSLLFLLHSATDLFCPPENVVDIILKSAESLNDQLTCLYSFFSAGNKKLDRIKIHGLRRRWMLLQKLVLASSGSDSTRELARNKRDGFHFRSLVPPSTWIQKISDFSMFSSPLPRFFGWMAVSCYAKEYLNEKLFLASDFSQLTSLLSIYMDELCLMDGVAIPKVRSAKGEQFSCTDLFLKKETTLSDQPSMTEQFKILLPELHFFFPSMGKLFNAFGESILEAVGLQLKCLPNSAIPDVLCWFSELCLWPYLEHIKEHLVVANGVSYIRGSIAANAKSVVFYLLESIVTEHLEAVIPEMPRIVHILVSLCRASYTDVAFLKSVLCLIKPLISYFLRKGTNETKVLGHIKEGSNFELLCFEELFEIVRCGKDSVDTTEDNIQAPLVIFILGSMFLDFSFERRIEMLGSLLVWIDCISSDPPSLLCNYLQGFQTLLDGFEAVLIQNIELLGVGILSATNSSIESSDSLGIDGTMLLEKKAQDNEEQTLMKSVTYCENDGNHKGLRNLHPNSIIEFCGTLEKFILHLTSYIEDSWKWHHQLASRISLSMAKCLLFAKFLKSIAQEDTISSSSEQDVAVKISCELAQKHWQSALEGLGDTILINQETQFWQVASAMLDYIMGIPNVLAWVSGGIEGFKNSEICLIDLFCTMLNHSEPEQRFVAVQQLGRIINSTSSTEADLKYPNYDQNFLISVSTVTSLLVTHTWDRVAALALHDSSMLLRNHAMALLTEYVPFVDRKHLQSFLSSSNGILTGLGQLSGVIEEGYFTRMSLLLFSKACLYSNPEDIALIPECVWQKLENMQTSTGGFGYMEKDLCLALCQLKSESDATTVAKVLSGCNSQPVSPDFKSIRESILQVMSSLSSIEAYFEFFAARSAQEHEELEEAEIELELIEKEKSVPNFVEHTNDTMVLAMPSYDRDGSEVNKRLQQIRENIRSLERSRLKEEITARRQKKLLLRHAREKYLEETRSRETELMQELDRERALEMEREVERQRQLDIERAKSRELQFNIDLEKEKQTQRELQRELEQVELGRSSRREFSANPNSRSRERYRERDGGGRAQQEAGSLRSSSSRGQEGGSAQAPAPAGPGPTVMLAGSRTFSGANLPTILQPRERAADEDSAWAEDASSNGDPELDGVRPHGPRGSRSSSSRQVAERRERDGTAAGTGRREGKWERKQHP from the exons CACTTCGTCCTCCAATCAGTTCTGGTCCTATTGAACATATTGATGATTCTTTTAGCCAATGGAACCATCCAAACATTCAGAATGCTCTCTCCCAG ATTACTATGGCTGCAGATTGTTACAATGTCAGTATCGTCATCAGTTTTTCATCCTCTTCTCAGAGCTTGTGCTGGTTATCTTTCATCCTACCTTCCATCACAT GTAAAAACGGCTTGTGTTTTGCTTGACTTGTGTCGGGGGGCATTGTTATCATGGATACCAATGATAACAGCAAAG GTAGATCTCGCAGTTGAACTTCTAGAGGATCTACTAGGTATCATCCAG GAAGCTGGCCAATCTCTTGCTCGTTCACGTGCAGCACTGAAGTATGTTGTATTGGCAATTTCTGGGCATATGGATGATGTGCTCACAGAATATAAA GAAGCCATGCATAAGTTACTTTTCGTTCTGGAGATGCTAGATCCTTTTATTGATCCATCTACAAGTGCCATGGAAGACACAGTAATATTTGATGGTATCTCTGCTATATATTTGGAAAAGCAATCAAGTGTATATGATATTGCCTTAAATATTATCCATACAGCAGTAAAGAGAGCTGCTGTTCTCCCTTCTTTAGAACTTGAATGGCGACGAGGAGCCATTGCCCCAAG TGTAATTCTCTCTATCTTGGATCCGCACATGCCTCTTCCTCCTGACATAGACCTCTGCAAAAGTTCAGTGCATGAGATTGATAAAGTGCCTTTGGCTGTTTTGGATAATCATGCACCACAGCCATGCAACCCAGAAAATATTGCTGGGCGAGATGCATCTGAAACAACTATTCGTCCTGAAAATTTTGAACAGTGCAGCTTTCTGTTTGCTCCTGAAGAATTAAACCAATCTGAGTTGACTAGTCTTTATACCTTGAAAGGAAAAGGCCATGATGTAATAACTCAAACAAGTCTGAACCATGACATTCCTGAAGGCAGAAGTAAAGAGAAACTATCATCTGACCCTTTCCTGCTAGATAATGTTGTTGCAGCTGATTATTTTGATTCACAGGCTGATTATCAACAGCTGGAAAACTACCAGGACTGTGAGTTAAGAGCTCAAGAATTTCATCGCATAGCACTCAACCTATGCATGCAACAAGAACCAACATTAGAAGGGCATAATGCTGGAATTGATGCTTTGCTATTAGCCGCAGAATGTTATGTTAATCCATTTTTTCTATTGGGATTCCAGTCTAATTTAGAGCCTCTGGACAAGATTGAACGTATTCATTCAGAGTTGATGCAAGGGAATGCTTCCTCTGTATCAAAAAATTTGCACTTGAAAGATTTCAACAAAAAAACAATCTACAATTTGGAGAACAAGCGTGATAGATCTGTTATAGATTTACTCCTACAAGCCGCCAGATTTGACTTTGAATATCATGGAAAGATACCTGAAGGGGAACTATATCCAAATATTGCTGAAGATGGCAAGCGATCTGTAGAAATCTCACCTGAAGCTCTTCAGTTTGCTGATGCTGTAACTTTGGTCCGAAAGAACCAGGCTATGCTGTGCCACTTTATTATGAAGCAATTCCAAAGGAAAGGACACTTGGGTAGTGAAATTCTTCTCCAGAGCTTGTTGTTCCTGTTGCACTCAGCAACTGATCTATTTTGTCCACCAGAGAATGTAGTTGATATAATTTTGAAGTCTGCTGAAAGCCTCAATGATCAGCTTACATGTCTTTACAGTTTTTTTAGTGCAGGGAATAAGAAATTGGATAGGATAAAAATACATGGTCTAAGAAGACGTTGGATGCTTCTCCAGAAACTGGTTCTGGCTTCATCAGGCAGTGATAGTACTAGAGAACTTGCCAGAAATAAAAGAGATGGTTTCCATTTTAGAAGTTTAGTCCCTCCATCAACATGGATACAAAAGATATCTGATTTCTCCATGTTTTCTAGCCCACTCCCTCGATTTTTCGGATGGATGGCAGTGTCTTGCTATGCCAAGGAATATTTAAATGAGAAGCTGTTTCTTGCTTCTGATTTCTCACAGCTTACATCTTTGCTATCAATTTACATGGATGAACTTTGTTTGATGGATGGAGTTGCAATCCCGAAAGTCaggtctgcaaaaggtgaacaattTAGTTGTACGGACTTGTTTCTTAAAAAGGAAACTACTCTGTCAGACCAACCAAGCATGACCGAACAGTTTAAAATCTTACTTCCGGAGCTACATTTCTTCTTTCCAAGCATGGGTAAATTGTTTAATGCATTTGGGGAGAGCATCTTGGAGGCTGTTGGGCTACAGTTAAAATGTCTGCCCAATAGTGCAATACCAGACGTCCTTTGTTGGTTTTCTGAGTTGTGCTTATGGCCTTATCTCGAACACATTAAGGAGCATCTTGTAGTTGCAAACGGAGTTAGTTATATAAGAGGAAGTATTGCTGCTAATGCAAAATCAGTTGTCTTCTACCTACTTGAGTCTATTGTTACTGAGCACTTGGAGGCTGTTATTCCTGAAATGCCCAGGATAGTGCACATTCTTGTGTCTCTCTGTAGAGCTTCTTATACTGATGTGGCCTTCCTAAAATCTGTGCTATGTCTAATCAAGCCACTCATCTCCTACTTCTTAAGGAAGGGAACTAATGAAACAAAAGTACTGGGCCATATAAAGGAGGGCAGCAATTTTGAGTTGCTTTGTTTTGAAGAATTGTTTGAAATTGTTCGCTGTGGTAAAGATTCGGTGGATACAACTGAAGATAATATTCAGGCACCGTTGGTCATCTTCATTCTGGGATCTATGTTTCTTGATTTCTCATTTGAGAGAAGGATTGAAATGTTAGGCTCCTTGTTAGTATGGATTGATTGCATCAGTTCCGATCCACCATCGTTATTATGCAACTATCTTCAAGGTTTCCAGACACTTCTAGATGGTTTTGAAGCTGTGCTAATTCAAAATATTGAACTACTTGGTGTCGGCATCCTTTCTGCGACAAACTCGTCTATAGAATCTTCTGATTCCTTGGGCATTGATGGCACTATGCTACTAGAGAAGAAGGCACAAGATAATGAAGAACAAACACTAATGAAATCCGTAACATACTGTGAGAACGATGGAAATCATAAGGGTCTTCGTAATCTGCATCCTAATAGTATCATAGAGTTTTGTGGCACCCTGGAGAAGTTTATTTTGCACCTTACTTCATATATTGAGGATAGTTGGAAATGGCACCATCAGTTGGCCTCTAGGATCTCTTTGTCTATGGCAAAGTGTTTGTTGTTTGCAAAATTTTTGAAGTCCATAGCGCAAGAAGACACAATATCTAGTAGCAGTGAGCAAGATGTCGCTGTGAAAATTTCCTGTGagcttgcacaaaagcattggcaAAGTGCTCTTGAAGGTCTAGGAGATACCATTTTGATAAATCAGGAAACACAGTTCTGGCAGGTGGCATCAGCTATGCTTGATTATATAATGGGGATACCAAACGTCCTTGCTTGGG TTTCAGGTGGAATTGAGGGCTTCAAAAACAGTGAGATCTGTTTGATTGATCTTTTCTGTACAATGTTGAATCATTCTGAACCAGAGCAGCGTTTTGTTGCTGTACAACAGCTTGGGAGGATTATTAACTCAACAAGTTCTACTGAAGCTGATTTGAAATATCCAAACTATGACCAAAATTTCCTCATATCTGTTTCGACAGTAACATCCCTTTTGGTAACTCATACATGGGACAGAGTAGCAGCATTGGCTCTCCATGACTCTTCTATGCTATTAAGGAATCATGCAATGGCATTGCTTACTGAATATGTGCCTTTTGTTGATAGGAAGCACCTGCAGTCCTTCCTTTCATCCAGTAACGGTATCCTGACTGGTTTGGGACAACTTTCTGGTGTAATTGAAGAGGGCTATTTTACACGAATGTCTTTGCTGTTGTTTTCTAAGGCATGTCTTTATTCTAATCCTGAAGATATCGCTTTGATACCTGAATGTGTTTGGCAGAAGTTGGAAAACATGCAAACATCAACTG GAGGTTTTGGATATATGGAGAAAGATCTCTGCCTAGCTCTGTGCCAACTAAAAAGTGAATCAGATGCTACAACT GTTGCAAAAGTTCTTTCTGGATGTAATAGTCAACCAGTCAGCCCTGATTTCAAGAGCATCCGTGAATCAATCCTTCAG GTGATGTCCTCTTTGAGTTCTATTGAAGCATACTTTGAGTTCTTCGCAGCCAGATCTGCACAAGAACATGAG GAACTTGAAGAAGCTGAGATTGAATTGGAGCTTATTGAAAAAGAGAAGTCAGTTCCTAACTTTGTTGAGCATACCAATGATACGATggtgcttgccatgccatcat ATGACCGTGATGGTAGTGAGGTTAATAAACGGCTCCAGCAAATCCGGGAAAATATTCGGTCCCT GGAAAGGTCTAGGCTGAAAGAGGAAATTACAGCGCGCAGACAAAAGAAGCTGCTTCTAAGACATGCCCGTGAAAAGTACCTAGAAGAGACACGCTCCAGGGAAACGGAGCTTATGCAAGAGCTCGACAG GGAAAGAGCTCTCGAGATGGAACGTGAAGTAGAAAGGCAGCGTCAACTGGATATTGAGCGTGCAAAGTCTAGGGAACTGCAATTCAACATTGATTTGGAAAAAGAGAAACAAACTCAG AGAGAGCTTCAACGCGAACTGGAGCAAGTCGAGTTGGGGCGGTCATCAAGGCGTGAGTTCTCTGCCAATCCCAACAG CCGCTCCAGGGAGAGGTACCGCGAAAGGGATGGTGGAGGCAGAGCACAGCAGGAGGCGGGGAGCCTGAGGTCTTCGAGCAGCCGAGGCCAGGAGGGGGGCTCTGCCCAGGCGCCCGCACCGGCCGGGCCGGGCCCTACCGTCATGCTCGCCGGGTCAAGGACGTTCTCGGGGGCCAACCTTCCAACGATTCTGCAGCCTCGCGAGCGCGCTGCCGACGAGGACAGCGCTTGGGCCGAGGACGCTAGCAGCAACGGAGATCCTGAACTGGACGGCGTGAGGCCGCATGGGCCGCGAGGCAGcaggtcatcctcctctaggCAGGTTGCGGAGAGGAGGGAGCGGGATGGCACTGCTGCCGGCACGGGCAGGAGAGAAGGGAAATGGGAGAGGAAGCAGCACCCGTGA